A genome region from Euzebyales bacterium includes the following:
- the rplP gene encoding 50S ribosomal protein L16, which yields MLAPKRVRYRKQHRGRMRGNAKGGYDMAFGEYGLQAVTGSWITARQIEAARVAMTRHIKRGGKVWINIFPHKSYTKKPAETRMGSGKGSPEGWVAVVKPGRVMFELSGVPEDVAREAMRLAAHKLPVKCRFLTRDGD from the coding sequence ATGTTGGCTCCCAAGCGGGTCCGCTACCGCAAGCAGCATCGCGGGCGCATGCGTGGCAACGCCAAGGGCGGCTACGACATGGCCTTCGGTGAGTACGGCCTGCAGGCCGTCACCGGCTCGTGGATCACGGCACGCCAGATCGAGGCCGCCCGTGTCGCCATGACCCGGCACATCAAGCGTGGCGGGAAGGTGTGGATCAACATCTTCCCGCACAAGTCCTACACGAAGAAGCCGGCCGAGACCCGCATGGGCTCAGGTAAGGGCTCGCCCGAGGGATGGGTCGCGGTCGTCAAGCCGGGACGCGTCATGTTCGAACTGTCGGGCGTCCCCGAGGACGTGGCCCGCGAGGCCATGCGCCTGGCCGCCCACAAGCTCCCCGTCAAGTGCCGGTTCCTCACACGGGATGGTGACTGA
- the rpmC gene encoding 50S ribosomal protein L29 yields MDVGELRELNDVELTEQHDELKEELFNLRFQLATGQLDNPTLLQQARRDIARVLTVQREREIAAAREQAQ; encoded by the coding sequence ATGGATGTCGGCGAACTGCGTGAACTCAACGACGTCGAACTGACCGAACAGCACGACGAGCTGAAGGAGGAGCTGTTCAACCTCCGCTTCCAGCTGGCGACCGGGCAGCTCGACAACCCGACGCTGCTGCAGCAGGCGCGCCGCGACATCGCCCGCGTGCTGACCGTCCAGCGCGAGCGCGAGATCGCCGCCGCGCGCGAGCAGGCGCAGTAG
- the rplN gene encoding 50S ribosomal protein L14: MIQQESRLKVADNTGAREVLCIRVLGGSGRRYASVGDEIVGTVKQAVPAAGVKKGDVVRAVVVRTRKEKRRRDGSYIRFDDNACVLINEQGVPRGTRIFGPVGRELRERRFMRIVSLAPEVI; the protein is encoded by the coding sequence ATGATCCAGCAGGAGAGCCGGCTGAAGGTGGCCGACAACACCGGGGCCCGTGAGGTGCTGTGCATCCGCGTGCTCGGTGGGTCCGGGCGGCGCTACGCGTCGGTTGGCGACGAGATCGTCGGCACCGTCAAGCAGGCGGTTCCGGCGGCGGGCGTCAAGAAGGGCGACGTGGTGCGCGCCGTCGTCGTGCGCACGCGCAAGGAGAAGCGCCGCCGCGACGGCTCGTACATCCGGTTCGACGACAACGCGTGTGTCCTGATCAACGAGCAGGGCGTGCCGCGTGGCACGCGCATCTTCGGGCCCGTCGGTCGAGAGCTGCGTGAGCGCCGCTTCATGCGGATCGTCTCGCTCGCGCCGGAGGTGATCTGA
- the rpsQ gene encoding 30S ribosomal protein S17, which translates to MTDTTTAPRGERKVRQGRVVSTAMDKTVVVEIQRTTTHPLYRKTINRTEKLLAHDEDNAVNVGDRVRVSETRPMSKRKRWRVVDIVERAK; encoded by the coding sequence ATGACTGACACGACGACGGCGCCGCGTGGCGAGCGCAAGGTCCGCCAGGGCCGTGTGGTCAGCACGGCGATGGACAAGACCGTCGTGGTCGAGATCCAGCGCACGACCACGCACCCGCTGTACCGCAAGACCATCAACCGCACCGAGAAGTTGCTCGCGCACGACGAGGACAACGCTGTGAATGTCGGCGACCGCGTCCGTGTGTCCGAGACACGCCCGATGTCGAAGCGCAAGCGCTGGCGTGTGGTGGACATCGTGGAGCGCGCGAAGTGA
- the rplX gene encoding 50S ribosomal protein L24, translating to MQRIRRDDQVQVISGKDRGKSGRVIAVWPREDRVLVEGINIMTKHRRVQRTRAGAQEGGIIHEEAPLHLSNVMPICDSCDRPTRVGSKVVDGVRVRVCRACDAEL from the coding sequence ATGCAACGGATCCGACGTGACGACCAGGTGCAGGTGATCTCCGGAAAGGACCGGGGCAAGAGTGGCCGCGTCATCGCCGTCTGGCCGCGGGAGGACCGCGTGCTGGTCGAGGGCATCAACATCATGACCAAGCACCGTCGCGTGCAGCGCACCCGCGCGGGCGCCCAGGAGGGCGGCATCATTCACGAGGAGGCGCCGCTGCACCTCTCGAACGTGATGCCGATCTGCGACTCGTGCGACAGGCCCACCCGCGTGGGATCGAAGGTCGTCGACGGCGTGCGCGTGCGGGTCTGCCGCGCCTGCGACGCAGAGCTTTGA